In Sphingobacterium sp. PCS056, the following proteins share a genomic window:
- a CDS encoding peptide MFS transporter, with amino-acid sequence MGQASKASFSEGTTSDFYKSNVLGQRSGLFVLFFTEMWERFSFYGMRVLLIQFLTATVIQGGWAWSAEQAGALYGTYAMMLYLTPILGGIIADKYIGSRKAVIIGSIIMTIGHAAMAFDTQVMFFIGLACLVIGTGFFKPNMPSILGEMYKDLPEKKDGAYTIFYMGVNAGAFFGMMLCGYVAETQGWHWGFGLAGIFMLLGTLQFVFAKPLMGNLGVLDQSKEMNKEDQLLADADKRNPFTTLDYILIAIISVVGFLYAFNDPLSKNGIIDMFSALDLPFLRGQYLMIILALILFIYLISSRIKRYDKIVRDRMIAVVFLAFFLIFFFMSFEQGATSLVLVARDNIDRSLSGGALQIFNILNALLTVVPLALISWVLVKLAKATWSKIALSNIILIICFVLIWGAAIWMLKNEFSKEVSEIKVSWFSTLNSFFIIALASTVSKLWESKYNPSAAMKYGYGLILVAIGYFIIGLGSWGIAEGVKISMVFLVLTYLFHTLGELFISPVGLSYVSKLVPARMLAFMFGIWYLAIAIAQKVAAVLGGQVETIQQEYSLSHFFFLFTAIPAAAGLLVMILNPIIKKLMPGIK; translated from the coding sequence ATGGGTCAAGCATCTAAGGCTTCATTTTCAGAAGGGACTACTTCTGATTTTTATAAATCAAATGTTCTAGGACAACGGTCAGGGTTATTTGTCCTCTTCTTTACCGAGATGTGGGAACGTTTTTCGTTCTACGGCATGCGGGTATTACTTATCCAATTTTTAACTGCTACCGTCATACAAGGCGGATGGGCTTGGAGCGCAGAACAAGCTGGAGCGTTGTATGGTACATACGCGATGATGCTTTACCTAACACCAATATTAGGAGGTATTATTGCTGATAAATATATTGGATCGCGAAAGGCCGTTATTATTGGTTCTATCATCATGACGATTGGTCACGCTGCTATGGCTTTTGATACGCAGGTCATGTTCTTTATTGGTTTAGCATGTTTAGTTATCGGTACAGGCTTTTTTAAACCCAATATGCCGTCAATTTTAGGAGAAATGTATAAAGACTTACCAGAAAAGAAAGATGGCGCTTACACGATCTTTTATATGGGAGTCAATGCAGGTGCATTCTTTGGCATGATGTTATGTGGTTATGTTGCAGAAACACAGGGTTGGCACTGGGGTTTTGGTTTAGCAGGTATTTTTATGCTTTTAGGTACATTGCAGTTTGTATTTGCAAAACCGTTGATGGGCAATTTAGGTGTCTTAGACCAGTCTAAAGAAATGAATAAGGAAGATCAATTATTAGCTGATGCAGATAAGAGAAATCCATTTACTACTCTAGATTATATTTTAATTGCTATTATATCGGTCGTTGGTTTCCTTTATGCTTTTAATGATCCTTTGTCCAAAAATGGCATTATTGATATGTTTAGTGCACTGGATCTGCCATTTTTGAGAGGTCAATATCTGATGATCATTCTTGCTCTGATTCTTTTTATCTATCTGATATCATCGCGTATTAAAAGATACGATAAAATCGTGCGTGATCGCATGATCGCAGTTGTTTTCTTAGCATTCTTTTTGATCTTCTTCTTTATGAGCTTTGAGCAGGGAGCAACATCTCTGGTACTTGTTGCACGTGATAATATAGATCGGAGTTTATCTGGTGGTGCGCTTCAAATTTTTAATATTTTGAATGCCTTGCTGACTGTTGTTCCTTTAGCACTGATATCTTGGGTATTGGTGAAATTGGCAAAAGCTACCTGGAGCAAAATTGCTTTATCAAATATCATCCTTATTATTTGTTTTGTTTTGATATGGGGAGCAGCAATCTGGATGCTGAAAAATGAGTTTTCAAAAGAAGTGTCTGAGATTAAGGTCTCCTGGTTTTCAACATTGAATTCATTCTTTATTATAGCACTGGCTTCTACGGTTTCTAAATTATGGGAATCAAAATACAATCCTTCTGCAGCTATGAAATATGGCTATGGATTGATATTAGTAGCTATTGGTTACTTCATTATTGGATTGGGATCTTGGGGAATAGCAGAAGGAGTTAAAATATCTATGGTTTTTCTAGTATTAACCTATTTGTTTCATACGTTAGGAGAGTTATTCATTTCACCAGTTGGTCTTTCTTATGTTTCGAAACTCGTTCCAGCGCGCATGTTAGCATTTATGTTCGGAATCTGGTATTTAGCCATAGCGATTGCGCAAAAAGTTGCCGCAGTTTTAGGTGGGCAAGTGGAAACCATTCAACAGGAGTATTCGTTAAGTCATTTCTTCTTTTTGTTTACTGCTATTCCAGCAGCTGCAGGTTTATTGGTAATGATACTCAATCCAATCATTAAAAAATTAATGCCTGGTATTAAATAA
- a CDS encoding peptide MFS transporter, whose product MYQERDEALVIHLKKQGVDDKMVIGHPAGLFVLFFTEMWERFSYYGMRALLTLFLISSLADKGWGWSNEEAMKLYGLYTGLVYLTPLIGGMIADKLTGFKKAILIGALIMTMGHLSMAFEGINANFFYVGLGLMILGNGMFKPNISSMVGNLYPDASSKKDAGYTIFYMGINAGSFLGMLLCGYIGEKVGWHYGFGLAGVFMFFGMLQFYFAQKIFGVIGESPKATKAFHDEKIKNHEEEPEEVIPANVVRDRLIVIAVLMIASIVFFLAFEQAGGSMSIFAKDYTQRVLSGNTATTFKWIDTILTIAPMVIVSIVLLTLAKKIYKQYPLTIIFTGVSFIVIWCLGLWKVFREFGATETEVAASWFQILNAFFIISLANSFSKFWEKIWNPSGPVKFALGLLLVGVGFAALAYGASEIPQGAKTATVSMVWLIIAYFFHSTGELCLSPVGLSYVSKLSPKKLLGLLFGFWFCASAIANFIGGYLGSYIDKITAEHSMSYFFMIFAIVPAATALLLLILNPVLKKMMHGIN is encoded by the coding sequence ATGTATCAAGAAAGAGATGAAGCTCTTGTTATCCATTTGAAAAAACAAGGCGTGGATGATAAGATGGTAATTGGACATCCTGCGGGATTATTTGTCCTATTTTTTACCGAAATGTGGGAAAGGTTTAGTTATTATGGCATGCGTGCTTTATTAACACTTTTCTTAATCAGTTCCCTTGCTGATAAAGGATGGGGGTGGAGTAATGAAGAGGCAATGAAACTATATGGTCTTTATACGGGACTGGTTTATTTAACCCCGTTGATAGGTGGTATGATTGCCGATAAATTGACCGGATTTAAAAAAGCCATTTTAATTGGAGCGCTAATCATGACAATGGGGCATCTATCTATGGCTTTCGAGGGAATAAACGCAAATTTCTTTTACGTAGGTCTTGGTTTAATGATTCTCGGTAATGGAATGTTTAAACCCAATATTTCTTCGATGGTTGGTAATCTTTACCCCGATGCAAGTTCTAAGAAGGATGCTGGTTATACCATATTTTACATGGGTATCAATGCCGGTTCATTTTTAGGTATGCTTTTATGTGGATATATCGGAGAGAAAGTAGGTTGGCACTATGGTTTTGGATTAGCAGGTGTTTTCATGTTCTTCGGTATGTTGCAGTTTTATTTTGCTCAAAAGATTTTTGGTGTTATTGGAGAATCTCCAAAAGCGACTAAAGCTTTCCATGATGAAAAAATCAAAAATCATGAAGAGGAACCCGAAGAGGTGATTCCTGCTAATGTGGTCAGAGATCGTTTGATTGTGATTGCTGTTTTGATGATCGCAAGTATTGTTTTCTTTTTAGCATTTGAGCAAGCAGGAGGATCGATGTCTATTTTTGCTAAAGACTATACGCAACGTGTCCTTTCAGGAAATACAGCTACTACTTTCAAATGGATCGATACGATCTTGACCATTGCTCCAATGGTTATTGTGAGTATTGTGTTGCTAACGCTAGCAAAGAAAATCTATAAACAATATCCATTAACGATTATCTTCACAGGAGTTTCATTTATTGTTATTTGGTGTTTAGGTCTATGGAAAGTTTTTAGGGAGTTTGGAGCAACAGAAACAGAAGTAGCTGCTTCTTGGTTCCAGATCTTGAATGCGTTTTTTATTATTTCATTGGCTAATTCTTTCAGTAAATTTTGGGAAAAAATATGGAATCCTTCAGGGCCGGTGAAATTTGCCTTAGGACTTCTTCTTGTCGGTGTTGGTTTTGCTGCATTAGCTTATGGTGCAAGTGAAATTCCGCAGGGAGCTAAGACTGCAACCGTGAGTATGGTTTGGTTAATTATAGCTTATTTCTTTCATTCTACAGGAGAGTTATGCTTATCACCAGTTGGACTATCTTATGTAAGTAAACTATCCCCTAAGAAATTATTAGGTTTGTTATTTGGATTTTGGTTCTGTGCATCAGCTATTGCTAATTTTATTGGTGGATATTTAGGATCCTATATTGATAAAATTACAGCTGAACATTCTATGTCATACTTCTTTATGATTTTTGCCATAGTTCCAGCGGCAACAGCTTTATTATTACTTATTTTAAATCCAGTATTAAAGAAAATGATGCACGGTATAAATTAA
- a CDS encoding peptide MFS transporter, with translation MNQLKDEALVSHLEQLQVDNILVKGHPAGLFVLFFTEMWERFSYYGMRALLTIFLISEIAHGGWGWSNEEAMKLYGLYTGFVFLTPLLGGVIADRLLGYKKAILIGAVTMTAGHVAMALEGIHTHFFFLGLILMILGNGMFKPNIASMVGKLYPDSSSKKDAGYTIFYMGINGGAFLGMMLCGYIGEKVGWHFGFGLAGIFMFLGMLQFFFAQKIFGIIGDTPQSTKEKEIKEVKDKSEVTTPAHVTRDRLIVIGIFMFASIIFHLAFEQAGGSMTIFAKNYTQRILEGQTAVLFKWVDAALTVFPILVVSAVLFALAKKIWFKYPLIVICSGLSFVIIWVLCGWKLYREFNSLSSEVTVSWFPMLNSFFIITLATSFSRIWEKVWNPSGPIKLALGLAIVGLSFAALSYGSLAIPPGAKTASVSMIWLVLAYFLQTVGELCLSPVGLSYVSKLSPQKVIGLLFGIWYCGNAIANFIGGFIGSYIDNITATHSMSYFFGMFTVVSFIFAIILVLCSSGIKKMMHGIH, from the coding sequence ATGAATCAATTAAAAGATGAAGCCCTTGTTTCACATTTGGAGCAACTGCAAGTCGATAATATTTTAGTAAAAGGACATCCTGCTGGTCTATTTGTCTTATTTTTTACTGAGATGTGGGAGCGTTTCAGCTATTACGGCATGCGTGCCTTACTAACAATTTTTCTGATAAGTGAAATTGCACATGGAGGATGGGGGTGGAGTAATGAAGAGGCGATGAAGTTGTATGGACTTTACACGGGTTTTGTATTTTTAACACCGCTGCTTGGAGGAGTAATTGCAGACCGTCTGTTGGGTTATAAAAAAGCCATTCTAATTGGTGCGGTAACTATGACTGCTGGCCACGTTGCTATGGCCTTGGAAGGAATTCATACTCATTTTTTCTTCCTTGGATTGATTTTGATGATTTTGGGCAATGGTATGTTTAAACCCAATATTGCCTCCATGGTTGGAAAGCTCTATCCAGATTCCAGTAGTAAGAAAGATGCCGGTTATACCATTTTTTATATGGGTATTAATGGCGGAGCGTTTTTAGGAATGATGCTTTGTGGATATATCGGAGAAAAGGTGGGTTGGCATTTTGGATTTGGTTTAGCAGGTATATTTATGTTCTTGGGCATGTTGCAATTTTTCTTCGCTCAAAAAATATTTGGCATTATCGGTGATACTCCACAGTCGACTAAAGAGAAGGAAATAAAAGAAGTAAAGGATAAGAGTGAGGTAACAACACCAGCACATGTTACTCGCGACAGATTAATTGTGATCGGTATTTTCATGTTTGCAAGCATCATCTTTCACTTGGCTTTTGAACAGGCTGGAGGCTCGATGACTATTTTTGCAAAGAATTATACACAACGTATTTTAGAAGGCCAAACTGCAGTCCTTTTTAAATGGGTCGATGCAGCTTTGACTGTTTTTCCAATTCTTGTTGTATCGGCAGTTTTGTTTGCGTTAGCAAAAAAAATCTGGTTTAAGTATCCCCTTATTGTCATCTGCTCAGGACTGTCATTCGTGATCATCTGGGTGCTTTGCGGTTGGAAATTATATCGAGAATTTAATTCTCTAAGTTCCGAAGTCACTGTATCTTGGTTTCCTATGTTGAATTCATTTTTTATCATCACTTTAGCAACTTCTTTTAGTCGGATTTGGGAAAAGGTATGGAATCCTTCAGGTCCCATTAAGCTAGCATTGGGTTTGGCAATTGTTGGTTTAAGTTTTGCCGCATTATCCTATGGAAGTTTAGCTATACCTCCGGGAGCAAAAACAGCATCTGTTAGTATGATTTGGCTGGTACTGGCTTATTTTTTACAGACCGTTGGGGAACTTTGTTTATCACCCGTTGGGCTATCTTATGTCAGTAAATTATCCCCTCAAAAAGTAATAGGACTTCTATTTGGCATCTGGTATTGTGGAAATGCCATCGCCAATTTTATAGGAGGTTTTATAGGCTCTTACATAGATAATATTACAGCAACACACTCGATGTCTTATTTCTTTGGGATGTTTACCGTTGTTTCTTTTATATTTGCTATTATTTTAGTTTTGTGTAGTTCGGGTATCAAGAAAATGATGCACGGAATTCATTAA
- a CDS encoding sugar phosphate isomerase/epimerase family protein translates to MNSRRDFLKNLGLTAAGVALMPSLDLLAAPKNWFDISLAEWSLHKTLFKGDLKNIDFPELAAKKFGIYGVEYVNAFFKDKAKDMTYLKDLNNRAKDNGVRNVLIMIDGEGNLGDEDATKRKQAVENHYKWIDAAHFLGCHAVRVNAAGKGTPEEVKKAVVDSLSTLADYGKKSKISVIVENHGGISSHGDWLADTLKTVGKKNCGSLPDLGNFYEYDRYQGVADLMPYAKGVSAKTHDFDANGNETQIDYARMLKIVKDAKFKGYIGIEYEGSKLSEEEGIFATKKLLERLRPTI, encoded by the coding sequence ATGAATTCAAGAAGAGATTTTCTCAAAAATTTGGGTTTAACTGCTGCAGGAGTAGCGTTAATGCCGAGCTTAGATTTGCTCGCTGCTCCGAAGAACTGGTTTGATATTTCACTGGCCGAATGGTCATTGCACAAAACCCTTTTTAAGGGGGATCTAAAAAATATTGATTTCCCAGAGCTAGCAGCTAAAAAATTTGGAATTTATGGCGTAGAATATGTAAATGCCTTTTTCAAAGATAAAGCGAAAGACATGACTTATTTGAAAGATCTAAATAATCGCGCGAAAGATAATGGAGTTCGCAATGTATTGATTATGATCGATGGTGAAGGCAATCTAGGAGATGAAGATGCAACCAAACGTAAACAAGCTGTAGAAAATCATTACAAATGGATTGATGCGGCTCACTTTTTAGGTTGTCACGCTGTACGTGTAAATGCTGCTGGTAAAGGAACTCCGGAGGAAGTGAAAAAGGCGGTGGTTGACAGTCTTTCAACATTAGCCGATTACGGTAAAAAATCAAAGATCAGTGTTATCGTTGAAAACCATGGTGGGATCTCATCTCATGGTGATTGGTTGGCAGATACTTTAAAAACTGTCGGTAAGAAAAATTGTGGAAGTTTACCAGATTTAGGTAATTTTTATGAGTACGATCGTTATCAGGGAGTAGCAGATTTAATGCCGTACGCCAAAGGAGTGAGTGCTAAAACACATGATTTTGATGCTAATGGTAATGAGACTCAAATCGATTATGCACGAATGCTTAAAATAGTAAAAGATGCTAAATTTAAAGGTTACATCGGTATTGAATACGAAGGAAGTAAGCTTAGTGAAGAAGAAGGTATTTTTGCAACAAAAAAATTATTGGAGCGTTTGCGTCCTACAATTTAA
- a CDS encoding (Fe-S)-binding protein, with amino-acid sequence MKVELFVPCFIDQLYPETAFNTIRLLEKAGCEVTYNAEQTCCGQPAYNAGFWDEATIVGQKFLKDFSADHYIVSPSASCTGMVKHSYNDLFTGSIEQSHCRSIQKNIFEISDFLVNVVKKDYFGAELEGIGVYHDACSALRECKIKEEPRRLLSKVLGLEMVEVKDSEVCCGFGGTFAVKFEGISSAMAEQKVRNALDMRADYIISTDASCLLQLQAYIDQYKLPIRTIHLVDVLTTGWGNI; translated from the coding sequence ATGAAAGTTGAACTTTTTGTTCCTTGTTTTATTGATCAGTTGTATCCGGAAACGGCTTTTAATACCATACGATTGTTAGAGAAAGCAGGATGTGAAGTTACGTATAATGCTGAGCAAACGTGTTGTGGTCAACCAGCTTATAATGCTGGTTTTTGGGATGAAGCAACGATAGTTGGGCAAAAGTTTTTAAAGGATTTTAGTGCAGATCATTATATAGTTTCTCCATCGGCATCATGTACGGGTATGGTTAAACATAGTTATAATGATTTGTTCACGGGCTCCATCGAGCAATCGCACTGTCGATCGATCCAAAAAAATATATTTGAAATTTCTGATTTTTTAGTCAATGTAGTAAAGAAAGATTATTTTGGAGCAGAATTGGAAGGAATCGGAGTTTATCATGATGCATGCTCAGCATTGCGCGAATGTAAAATCAAAGAGGAGCCCAGGCGCCTATTGAGTAAAGTACTTGGCTTAGAAATGGTGGAAGTTAAGGATAGTGAAGTTTGCTGTGGCTTTGGAGGTACATTTGCTGTTAAATTTGAAGGTATATCGTCTGCGATGGCAGAGCAAAAAGTGAGAAATGCTCTTGATATGCGTGCAGATTATATCATTTCGACAGATGCCTCCTGTTTGTTACAGTTACAAGCCTATATCGACCAATATAAATTGCCGATCAGAACTATTCATTTGGTAGATGTACTAACAACTGGCTGGGGTAATATTTAA
- a CDS encoding MFS transporter — protein MSVIQKNNKKLIRSWAMFDWANSAYNLVITSTIFPVYYTTITNTKEHGDVVRFFDAEFVNTALSNFALAVAYLVMALTLPFISSYADANGKKKQIMKFFTTAGAIACMGLFFFKLETLEIGIICFVIAAMGYIGGVLFNNSYLPLIASVDQQDKVSAQGFSYGYVGCVTLQILCFIVVLKPEWFGISDPSLPARISFLMVGLWWLGFSLIPFKYLPNIPATRKGEGLSLVEKVKAEISSVWGHIQQIPEIKKFLPAFFFYSIGVQTLMIVASAFGEKVLHLGATKLIGTILLIQLVAIAGAFIMSAISARIGNVKVLMLVVVIWISICISAYFLTTEIQFYILAALVGLVMGGIQSLSRSTFSKLIPEDIQDTTAFFSFYDVTEKIAIVVGLFSFAMIEQITHNIRYSALSLSLFFIIGLLLLIRLLRYNKS, from the coding sequence ATGTCTGTCATTCAAAAAAATAATAAAAAATTAATTCGCTCATGGGCGATGTTTGATTGGGCTAATTCAGCCTATAACTTGGTTATAACCTCGACTATTTTTCCTGTTTATTATACCACAATTACGAATACAAAAGAGCATGGTGACGTCGTACGTTTCTTTGATGCTGAGTTTGTCAATACGGCCCTATCAAACTTTGCTTTGGCGGTTGCTTACTTGGTCATGGCATTGACGCTGCCTTTTATTTCGTCCTATGCTGATGCCAACGGAAAGAAGAAACAAATTATGAAATTTTTTACTACAGCGGGAGCAATCGCTTGTATGGGACTGTTTTTCTTTAAGTTAGAAACGTTAGAAATCGGTATTATCTGTTTTGTAATAGCTGCTATGGGTTATATTGGCGGTGTTCTCTTTAACAATTCATATTTACCTCTTATTGCGTCTGTTGATCAGCAAGATAAAGTGAGTGCGCAAGGTTTTTCATATGGTTATGTCGGATGTGTGACGTTGCAGATTTTGTGTTTCATTGTTGTCCTGAAACCCGAATGGTTTGGCATATCGGACCCATCTTTGCCCGCAAGGATTTCATTTTTAATGGTTGGACTCTGGTGGTTAGGGTTTTCACTTATTCCATTTAAATATCTTCCTAATATTCCTGCAACAAGAAAAGGAGAAGGCTTATCATTAGTTGAAAAAGTAAAAGCTGAAATTAGTTCTGTTTGGGGACATATTCAACAAATTCCAGAAATAAAAAAGTTTTTACCTGCATTTTTCTTTTATAGTATCGGTGTGCAGACTTTGATGATCGTAGCATCTGCTTTCGGGGAGAAAGTGCTACATTTGGGAGCTACTAAATTAATAGGAACCATTCTCTTAATTCAACTTGTTGCGATAGCTGGAGCATTCATTATGTCTGCTATTTCTGCTCGTATTGGAAATGTTAAAGTATTAATGTTAGTCGTTGTGATTTGGATCAGTATCTGTATTTCAGCTTATTTTCTCACAACAGAGATTCAGTTTTACATATTAGCGGCCTTAGTTGGTTTGGTGATGGGGGGCATTCAATCACTTTCCAGATCGACATTTTCAAAGTTAATTCCTGAAGATATACAAGATACGACCGCATTTTTCTCCTTTTATGACGTGACGGAAAAAATAGCCATTGTTGTAGGATTATTTTCATTCGCGATGATAGAACAAATCACACACAATATCAGATATTCGGCATTATCCTTATCTTTATTTTTTATAATTGGATTGTTACTATTAATTCGTCTATTGCGATATAATAAATCCTAA
- a CDS encoding D-alanyl-D-alanine carboxypeptidase, which produces MKFLKKILFFLAVGTYSFSSFAQQYNDVYTKLQQSPILNDHFFGFSLYDLDSNRFVVDINGHKHFTPASNTKVFTLYAALELLGDSIPGLQYVEKGDSLLFWGTGDPTFLHSKMDSHIVYNFLKKTDKKLFYVPSPMRNRFFAAGWSMDDFDAYYQPEIAVLPIYGNVVTFRATGNNKMSIVPAYFQDKQTIQPMLDKGQFALSRSFTENEFLQSRENIPANYVNEIPFKYSDDLAIKLLSDTLNKKIQIIDYNKPIDVKTLYSNATNYVLREMMLPSDNYLAEQILMMASLQNFKKFDTYLVRNWMQDNYYKYYSDETVLHDGSGLSSYNKISPQSMVDVLVAIKNKIPDETKRFKLFSAGGVDGTLKRAYSKDLGVPFIFAKTGTITSVYCQSGYLITRSGKRLAFSFLNNNFIDEKGSNIRKEMVNIMTYIRQNY; this is translated from the coding sequence ATGAAATTTTTAAAGAAGATACTTTTTTTTCTAGCTGTAGGTACATATAGTTTTAGTTCTTTTGCCCAGCAGTATAATGACGTTTATACTAAACTACAGCAATCCCCAATACTTAACGATCACTTTTTTGGATTTTCCTTGTACGATTTGGATAGTAATCGATTTGTTGTCGATATCAATGGGCACAAGCATTTTACACCAGCTTCCAATACAAAGGTGTTCACACTTTATGCCGCTTTAGAGTTATTGGGTGATTCTATTCCAGGATTGCAATATGTAGAAAAAGGTGACTCTCTTTTATTTTGGGGAACAGGTGATCCGACATTTTTACATAGTAAAATGGACTCTCACATAGTTTATAATTTTCTAAAGAAAACAGATAAAAAACTATTCTATGTTCCAAGTCCGATGCGAAATCGATTTTTTGCTGCTGGGTGGTCTATGGATGATTTCGATGCATATTATCAACCTGAAATTGCCGTTTTACCTATTTATGGAAACGTGGTTACCTTTCGAGCGACCGGAAATAATAAAATGAGTATCGTTCCAGCTTATTTTCAAGATAAGCAAACCATACAACCCATGCTTGACAAAGGTCAATTTGCATTGAGTCGATCATTTACTGAAAATGAATTTTTACAATCTCGAGAAAATATTCCTGCCAATTATGTGAATGAAATCCCGTTTAAATACTCGGATGATCTGGCTATTAAATTATTGTCTGATACGCTAAATAAAAAAATACAAATCATTGATTATAATAAGCCCATAGATGTAAAAACATTATATTCTAATGCTACAAATTATGTTTTACGTGAAATGATGTTACCAAGTGATAACTATCTAGCAGAACAAATTTTAATGATGGCATCGCTACAGAATTTTAAAAAATTTGACACCTATTTAGTTCGAAATTGGATGCAGGATAATTACTATAAATATTATTCTGATGAGACTGTTCTCCATGATGGATCAGGATTATCATCCTACAATAAAATAAGCCCCCAAAGCATGGTCGATGTTTTAGTTGCTATAAAGAATAAGATTCCAGATGAAACGAAAAGATTTAAACTATTTTCTGCTGGCGGTGTTGATGGTACATTGAAAAGAGCTTATAGTAAAGATCTGGGTGTTCCTTTTATATTTGCAAAAACAGGTACGATCACTTCCGTATATTGTCAAAGTGGTTACTTAATCACAAGATCAGGTAAAAGACTCGCGTTTTCTTTTCTGAATAACAATTTTATTGATGAAAAAGGGAGTAATATTAGAAAGGAAATGGTTAATATCATGACCTATATCAGGCAAAATTATTAA
- a CDS encoding CofH family radical SAM protein: protein MDVSNLLERALRFEFLTKDEGIYLYHHAATADLSYVANELRKIQVPHGKVTWQIDRNVNTTNVCIANCKFCNFFRRPGHDESYITDIETYKQKIEETFMYGGDQLLLQGGHHPDLGLTFYADLFKQLKELYPTLKLHSLGPPEIAHVAKLENMSHIEVLKALKEAGLDSLPGAGAEILNDRVRRLISKGKCGGKEWLDVMRAAHQIDLPTSATMMFGHIETIEERFEHLVWIREVQAEKPEGHFGFVAFIPWPFQDDGTLLKRLRGITNDVTGEEYIRMIALSRIMLPNIKNIQASWLTVGKRTAQLCLHAGANDFGSIMIEENVVSAAGAPHRFTANSIQKAIQEAGFEPQLRTQRYEFRELPEHMVEQVINY, encoded by the coding sequence ATGGATGTAAGCAATTTATTAGAAAGAGCCTTAAGATTTGAGTTTTTAACCAAAGATGAAGGTATATATTTATATCATCATGCAGCCACAGCTGATTTAAGCTATGTTGCAAATGAGTTACGTAAAATACAAGTACCTCATGGTAAGGTTACTTGGCAAATAGACCGTAATGTAAATACAACAAATGTTTGTATTGCAAACTGTAAATTTTGTAATTTCTTTCGTAGACCTGGTCATGATGAGAGTTACATTACGGATATCGAAACCTATAAGCAAAAGATTGAAGAGACCTTTATGTATGGCGGAGATCAATTATTGTTACAAGGGGGGCACCATCCCGACCTAGGATTAACATTTTATGCTGATCTATTTAAACAATTAAAAGAATTATATCCGACATTAAAGTTACATTCTTTAGGTCCACCAGAAATTGCGCATGTTGCTAAATTAGAAAACATGTCACATATAGAGGTGCTTAAGGCGCTAAAAGAAGCGGGTTTAGACTCACTACCTGGAGCAGGGGCTGAAATCTTAAATGACCGTGTTAGACGTCTTATATCTAAAGGTAAATGTGGTGGTAAAGAATGGTTAGATGTGATGCGTGCTGCTCATCAAATTGATCTACCAACTTCAGCAACGATGATGTTTGGTCATATCGAAACGATTGAAGAACGTTTTGAACATCTGGTGTGGATCAGGGAGGTACAGGCTGAAAAACCTGAGGGACACTTTGGTTTTGTAGCATTTATTCCTTGGCCATTTCAAGATGATGGCACCTTATTAAAAAGGTTAAGAGGCATTACTAATGATGTCACTGGCGAAGAATATATTCGTATGATCGCTTTAAGTAGAATTATGCTTCCAAATATCAAAAATATTCAAGCCTCGTGGTTGACTGTAGGAAAAAGAACTGCTCAGTTATGCTTACACGCTGGTGCCAACGATTTTGGATCGATCATGATTGAGGAGAATGTTGTTTCGGCTGCAGGTGCTCCACATCGATTTACAGCAAATTCTATTCAGAAGGCAATACAAGAGGCCGGATTTGAACCTCAACTGAGAACACAGCGCTACGAATTCCGTGAACTTCCTGAACATATGGTTGAACAAGTAATCAATTATTAA